The Fortiea contorta PCC 7126 genome has a segment encoding these proteins:
- the ppk1 gene encoding polyphosphate kinase 1, translating into MSKSKKSVTPINLNDPQYYLNRELSWLEFNSRVLHEATDQRTPLLERLKFLAIFTSNLDEFFMVRVAGLKQQVEAKVTQLSPDGRTPQQQLDDIRLALSPQVTKQHQHFEEVLRPLLANHGIHILDYMDLTQKQRNYLDNYFEEQIFPVLTPLAVDPSHPFPFISNLSLNLAVVVKNPETEEEFFARVKVPSVLPRFLPLPPELGVQHNGQPAHWTGVPLEQAIAHNLYSLFAGMNIQEYHPFRITRDADLALEEDEADDLLLAIEQELRKRRLGGSPVRLEILPQTPPAVRSRLLQDLELTQSDIYEVDGLLGLRDLMYFMALPLPELKDPPRQSVVPPRLQWLREPNVDSNVQELEEGKDFFAVIREKDLLVHHPYQSFSSTVVRFITHAAHDPNVLAIKMTLYRTSGDSPIVNALIAAAENGKQVSALVELKARFDEENNIYWARRLERAGVHVVYGLVGLKTHCKTVMVVRREKDRMRRYVHIGTGNYNPKTARLYTDLGLFSCREELGADITDLFNFLTGYSRQKSYRQLLVAPVNMRDRFLALIGREIENAQQGFTGRIVAKMNALVDPQIIATLYEASRAGVQIDLIVRGVCCLRPGLKDISENIRVISIVGRFLEHSRLYYFYNNTQEEIYIGSADWMRRNLDRRVEVITPVKDPDIAKDLQEILGIMLADNRQTWDLQPNGNYIQRRPGDDAPETNSQKTLINMALRSTSIASNLMDSKKNSFYLDN; encoded by the coding sequence ATGTCGAAATCGAAGAAGAGTGTTACTCCTATCAATCTAAATGACCCGCAATACTATCTCAATCGAGAGTTAAGCTGGTTAGAGTTTAATAGCAGGGTGTTACATGAAGCCACCGACCAAAGAACACCTCTTTTAGAAAGACTGAAATTTTTGGCAATCTTCACCTCTAACCTAGATGAGTTTTTTATGGTCAGGGTTGCGGGTTTAAAGCAACAAGTAGAGGCGAAAGTCACTCAGTTAAGCCCTGATGGCCGGACACCACAACAACAGCTAGACGATATTCGGTTGGCGCTCAGTCCCCAGGTAACAAAACAGCATCAACATTTTGAGGAAGTACTACGACCTCTGCTAGCAAATCATGGTATCCACATTTTGGATTACATGGATTTGACTCAAAAACAGCGCAATTATTTAGACAACTACTTTGAAGAACAAATATTTCCGGTTCTGACTCCTTTAGCGGTTGATCCTAGCCATCCCTTCCCCTTCATTTCTAATCTCAGTTTAAATTTGGCGGTGGTGGTGAAAAATCCGGAAACTGAAGAGGAATTTTTTGCAAGGGTGAAAGTTCCTAGCGTTTTACCCAGGTTTTTACCGTTACCGCCAGAATTGGGAGTGCAGCATAACGGACAACCAGCCCACTGGACGGGAGTACCATTAGAACAAGCGATCGCCCACAATCTCTATTCCCTGTTTGCGGGAATGAATATCCAAGAATATCATCCCTTCCGCATCACCCGCGACGCCGATTTAGCTTTAGAAGAAGACGAAGCCGATGACTTACTGTTAGCGATCGAACAGGAACTAAGGAAACGGCGCTTGGGAGGAAGTCCAGTCAGGTTAGAAATTCTCCCCCAGACTCCCCCAGCAGTGCGATCGCGGTTGTTGCAAGATTTGGAGTTGACACAAAGCGATATTTATGAAGTAGACGGACTTTTGGGACTCCGTGATTTAATGTACTTTATGGCATTGCCACTACCCGAACTCAAAGACCCACCGCGACAGTCTGTAGTCCCTCCCCGTCTCCAATGGTTGCGCGAACCAAATGTAGATTCAAATGTACAAGAGCTAGAAGAAGGTAAAGATTTTTTTGCGGTAATTCGAGAAAAGGATTTACTAGTACACCATCCCTATCAATCCTTTTCCTCAACTGTAGTCAGATTTATCACCCACGCCGCCCATGATCCAAATGTGCTGGCGATCAAGATGACACTCTACCGGACTTCGGGTGATTCACCCATAGTCAATGCCTTAATTGCTGCAGCCGAAAATGGCAAACAGGTATCTGCACTGGTAGAATTAAAAGCGCGATTTGATGAAGAAAATAATATCTACTGGGCGAGGCGTTTAGAAAGAGCGGGAGTCCATGTAGTTTATGGGTTAGTCGGACTCAAGACCCATTGCAAAACCGTCATGGTAGTCCGACGGGAAAAAGACCGGATGCGTCGCTATGTGCATATCGGCACTGGTAATTATAACCCAAAAACAGCCCGACTTTATACAGATTTAGGATTATTTAGTTGTCGTGAGGAATTGGGCGCGGACATCACAGATTTATTCAATTTCTTGACTGGTTATTCTCGGCAAAAATCCTATCGTCAATTGTTAGTTGCGCCGGTGAATATGCGCGATCGCTTTCTCGCACTCATTGGACGAGAAATCGAAAATGCTCAACAAGGTTTCACAGGGCGAATTGTCGCTAAAATGAACGCTTTAGTTGATCCGCAAATCATCGCTACTTTATATGAAGCCTCCCGCGCTGGAGTGCAAATCGACCTTATTGTCAGGGGTGTCTGCTGTTTACGTCCAGGACTTAAAGACATCAGTGAAAATATCCGCGTCATTAGCATAGTCGGTCGCTTTTTAGAACACTCCCGTCTTTACTATTTCTATAACAATACCCAAGAAGAAATTTATATTGGCAGTGCTGATTGGATGCGCCGCAATTTAGATCGCCGAGTCGAAGTCATCACCCCAGTGAAAGACCCAGATATTGCTAAAGATTTGCAAGAAATTTTAGGAATCATGCTAGCAGATAACCGCCAAACTTGGGATTTACAACCTAATGGCAATTATATTCAACGACGCCCCGGTGATGATGCCCCAGAAACTAATTCACAAAAAACTCTCATCAATATGGCGTTACGCTCAACTAGTATTGCTTCTAATCTCATGGATTCAAAAAAGAACTCTTTTTATCTTGACAACTAA
- a CDS encoding response regulator gives MLMLSCESSTLRVLVVDDHELTRLTLQLAFSCQENIQVVGLASNGQEAIEIVKRCRPDVIILDLQMPVMDGWSASGYIKAISPQTQILAYSSVEDPNFPETKAVPSFDEFCKKDVPTSELIAVVRQLGQRRGEKSVVE, from the coding sequence ATGTTGATGTTGTCTTGTGAGTCTTCTACCTTGCGGGTTTTAGTGGTTGATGATCACGAACTGACTCGTTTAACCTTACAACTAGCTTTCTCTTGCCAAGAAAATATTCAAGTAGTAGGTCTAGCCAGCAATGGCCAAGAAGCTATAGAAATAGTTAAACGCTGTCGCCCTGATGTGATTATTCTGGACTTACAGATGCCCGTCATGGACGGCTGGAGCGCATCTGGTTATATTAAAGCCATCTCTCCCCAGACTCAAATCCTGGCTTACTCCTCAGTCGAAGACCCAAATTTTCCAGAAACGAAGGCAGTGCCTAGTTTTGACGAATTTTGCAAGAAAGATGTACCCACCAGTGAGCTGATTGCTGTAGTCAGGCAGTTAGGACAGCGTCGAGGAGAAAAATCAGTTGTAGAATAA